In endosymbiont of unidentified scaly snail isolate Monju, the following are encoded in one genomic region:
- a CDS encoding OprD family outer membrane porin, translated as MHKTHRKALSWALMLIGTGPLGCGCATESPGALSSELRLGYTATDDGAGSTVESLSVGARLDGATPAWHGLRAGATLYATTPLSDLNDDPLFLDSAGGPDGKGYAILGQLWLEGHLGSTRLRLGRQEIDTPFANTDDIGMIPNTFEGAVLDDSTFEGWGFTLAHLSRWAGVDARQEKFTRINGKRGLTLLGVSHSMTHWDAQAWYYRQRGGTDILYLEAGGDPIDDLHLGWQWTRQQDKATNQSARAWGLSVAYALGNLTLSSNYNRVSGNGSVSNGYGGGPFFTSCDQNTIDGTPRIRAFALGAEYHGIDRLSLGVRHVDFDQGVGDEWGLWAGYSVSEDLHFDLVHSDLGPDGSNTRAFLNYRLTLL; from the coding sequence ATGCACAAGACGCACCGCAAGGCCCTGTCATGGGCCTTGATGCTCATCGGCACCGGTCCGCTCGGCTGCGGTTGTGCCACCGAGTCCCCGGGGGCACTCTCCAGCGAGCTGCGCCTGGGCTATACCGCGACCGACGATGGCGCGGGCAGCACCGTGGAGTCCCTTTCGGTCGGCGCCCGCCTGGATGGTGCCACGCCGGCCTGGCACGGCCTGCGTGCCGGCGCGACCCTATATGCCACCACGCCACTGAGTGACCTGAACGACGACCCCCTGTTCCTGGACTCGGCCGGCGGACCCGACGGCAAGGGCTACGCCATACTCGGGCAACTCTGGCTGGAGGGACACCTCGGCAGCACCCGTCTGCGCCTCGGTCGCCAGGAGATCGACACCCCCTTCGCCAACACCGACGACATCGGCATGATCCCCAATACCTTCGAAGGGGCGGTACTCGATGACAGCACCTTCGAGGGCTGGGGCTTCACCCTGGCGCACCTGAGCCGCTGGGCCGGGGTGGATGCCCGCCAGGAGAAGTTCACGCGCATCAACGGCAAGCGAGGCCTGACCCTGCTCGGGGTGAGTCACAGCATGACCCACTGGGATGCCCAGGCCTGGTACTACCGCCAGCGGGGCGGCACCGACATCCTCTACCTCGAGGCCGGCGGCGACCCGATCGACGATCTGCATCTGGGGTGGCAATGGACCCGCCAGCAGGACAAGGCGACCAACCAGAGTGCCCGCGCCTGGGGCCTCTCCGTGGCTTACGCCCTCGGCAACCTCACCCTGTCGAGCAACTACAACCGGGTCAGCGGCAACGGCAGCGTGAGCAATGGCTACGGCGGTGGCCCCTTCTTCACCTCCTGCGACCAGAACACCATCGACGGCACTCCACGCATCCGCGCCTTCGCTCTAGGCGCCGAGTATCACGGAATCGACCGCCTGAGCCTGGGCGTGCGCCACGTGGATTTCGACCAGGGGGTGGGCGACGAATGGGGCCTCTGGGCCGGTTATTCCGTTTCGGAAGACCTGCATTTCGACCTGGTCCACAGTGACCTGGGGCCGGACGGCAGCAATACCCGGGCCTTCCTCAACTACCGGCTGACACTCCTGTAG